The proteins below come from a single Oncorhynchus gorbuscha isolate QuinsamMale2020 ecotype Even-year linkage group LG12, OgorEven_v1.0, whole genome shotgun sequence genomic window:
- the LOC123991421 gene encoding ATP-dependent zinc metalloprotease YME1L1-like isoform X1 yields the protein MLSFSASLQPQVTSQLIGQLINALHSLKNSASSTATASVQSLQTHVTPEQDLLLIEDLGLSEQRVREPTVILRDLGLSDLRVGQLDELVNRLLPAPGSEEGPAASIWRTSHVSADSFLQNKHGLSNGRFGVFGLPMFHRPNQSPLHAICSELQYWPVRVQNRGFKTLRKSKRVESGYQGLAEPEGYTSAFMKGLLMRPDKSPEAQSLDHVVKQKNLQGDQQDAFKSGFTEGFMRSQAFTQRTHDSLRRTRLILLVLLVVGIYGLSRSPFLSGKGSFSDAVRFRTTSGLDSQVDPVQVKSVTFEHVKGVEEAKNELQDVVEFLRNPQKFTVLGGKLPKGILLIGPPGTGKTLLARAVAGEADVPFFYASGSEFDEMFVGVGASRIRNLFKEAKANAPCVVFIDELDSVGGKRIESPMHPYSRQTINQLLAEMDGFKPNEGVIVIGATNFAEALDNALVRPGRFDMQVTVPRPDVKGRTEILNWYLQKIKVDPNVNAAIIARGTVGFTGAELENLVNQAALKAAVDGLDQVTMKELEFSKDKILMGPERRSVDIDKKNKQITAYHESGHAIVAYYTKDAMPINKATIMPRGPTLGHVSMLPENDRWSETRAQLLAQMDVSMGGRVAEELIFGDDYITTGASSDFDGATRIAKMMVTRFGMSDKLGVMTYAEVTKQSPETQAAIEQEVRVLLKDSYERAKNLLKTYSDEHKTLAEALLTYETLDAKEIKLVLEGKALDPR from the exons GTAACGAGTCAACTCATTGGCCAACTCATCAATGCCCTCCATTCCCTGAAGAACTCAGCCAGCTCCACAGCCACAGCTTCTGTCCAGAGCCTGCAGACACACGTCACACCAGAGCAGGACCTGTTGCTCATAGAG GACCTGGGTCTATCAGAACAGAGGGTGCGTGAGCCCACCGTGATCCTCCGGGACCTGGGCTTATCAGACCTGAGGGTGGGTCAGCTGGATGAGCTGGTGAACAGGTTACTGCCCGCACCGGGCTCAGAGGAGGGCCCAGCTGCTTCAATATGGAGGACGTCCCACGTCTCTGCGGACTCTTTCTTACAAAACAAACACG GGTTGTCAAACGGAAGGTTTGGTGTTTTTGGCTTGCCAATGTTCCACAGACCAAACCAGAGTCCTCTACACGCCATCTGTTCAGAGCTCCAATACTGGCCTG TAAGGGTCCAGAACCGAGGCTTCAAGACTCTGAGGAAGAGCAAGCGCGTGGAGTCTGGTTACCAGGGGCTGGCAGAACCAGAGGGTTACACTTCAGCATTCATGAAG GGTCTCCTCATGAGACCCGACAAGTCCCCAGAGGCACAGAGTCTGGATCACGTGGTAAAGCAGAAGAACCTGCAAGGTGACCAACAAGATGCCTTCAAGTCTGGTTTCACCGAGGGCTTCATGAGGTCCCAGGCCTTCACTCAGAGGACACACG ACTCGCTAAGGAGGACCAGGCTGATTCTATTGGTCCTCCTCGTTGTGGGAATCTATGGCCTGTCAAGAAGCCCGTTTCTTTCGGGTAAAGGGTCCTTTTCTGATGCTG TGAGGTTCCGTACCACGTCAGGCCTGGACTCGCAAGTGGACCCGGTTCAGGTGAAGAGCGTCACCTTTGAGCACGTCAAGGGGGTAGAGGAGGCCAAGAATGAACTGCAAGACGTGGTGGAATTCCTCAGAAACCCCCAGAAGTTCACCGTGCTCGGAGGGAAGCTCCCTAAAG GCATCCTCCTGATTGGCCCCCCAGGCACAGGAAAGACTCTCCTGGCTCGGGCTGTAGCCGGGGAGGCCGACGTCCCCTTCTTCTACGCATCGGGATCAGAGTTTGACGAGATGTTTGTGGGTGTCGGAGCTAGCCGCATCAGAAACCTCTTCA AAGAGGCGAAAGCCAACGCACCTTGTGTTGTCTTCATTGATGAGCTTGACAGCGTGGGAGGAAAGAGGATCGAGTCTCCCATGCACCCCTActccagacagaccatcaacCAGCTACTGGCAGAGATGGACGG GTTCAAACCAAACGAAGGGGTCATCGTTATCGGCGCTACAAACTTTGCTGAGGCTTTGGATAA TGCCCTGGTACGTCCGGGGAGGTTTGACATGCAAGTGACCGTCCCTCGTCCGGACGTGAAAGGACGTACGGAGATCCTCAACTGGTACCTGCAGAAGATCAAAGTGGATCCCA ACGTGAACGCGGCGATCATTGCCAGGGGGACGGTGGGCTTCACGGGGGCGGAGCTGGAGAACCTGGTGAACCAGGCAGCCCTGAAGGCAGCTGTGGACGGCCTCGACCAGGTCACCATGAAGGAACTGGAGTTCTCCAAGGACAAGATCCTCATGg GTCCTGAGCGCAGGAGTGTGGACATTGATAAGAAGAACAAGCAAATCACAGCCTACCACGAGTCAGGCCACGCCATTGTGGCCTATTACACCAAAGACGCCATGCCCATCAACAAGGCAACCATCATGCCCAGAGGACCCACTCTTGGCCAT GTGTCCATGCTCCCAGAGAATGACCGTTGGAGTGAGACGCGGGCTCAGCTCCTGGCCCAGATGGACGTCAGCATGGGAGGTCGCGTGGCCGAGGAGCTCATCTTTGGCGACGATTACATCACGactg GAGCGTCAAGCGACTTTGACGGGGCGACCAGAATAGCCAAGATGATGGTGACCAGGTTCGGAATGAGTGACAAG CTTGGTGTCATGACCTATGCTGAAGTAACCAAACAGAGCCCTGAGACGCAGGCAGCCATCGAACAGGAAGTCAGGGTCCTGCTCAAG gACTCGTATGAGCGAGCCAAAAACCTCTTGAAGACCTACAGCGATGAGCACAAGACGCTGGCCGAGGCTCTGCTAACGTACGAAACTCTGGATGCCAAAGAGATCAAGCTGGTCCTAGAGGGCAAGGCCCTGGACCCTAGATGA
- the LOC123991421 gene encoding ATP-dependent zinc metalloprotease YME1L1-like isoform X2: MLSFSASLQPQVTSQLIGQLINALHSLKNSASSTATASVQSLQTHVTPEQDLLLIEDLGLSEQRVREPTVILRDLGLSDLRVGQLDELVNRLLPAPGSEEGPAASIWRTSHVSADSFLQNKHGLSNGRFGVFGLPMFHRPNQSPLHAICSELQYWPVRVQNRGFKTLRKSKRVESGYQGLAEPEGYTSAFMKGLLMRPDKSPEAQSLDHVVKQKNLQGDQQDAFKSGFTEGFMRSQAFTQRTHDSLRRTRLILLVLLVVGIYGLSRSPFLSVRFRTTSGLDSQVDPVQVKSVTFEHVKGVEEAKNELQDVVEFLRNPQKFTVLGGKLPKGILLIGPPGTGKTLLARAVAGEADVPFFYASGSEFDEMFVGVGASRIRNLFKEAKANAPCVVFIDELDSVGGKRIESPMHPYSRQTINQLLAEMDGFKPNEGVIVIGATNFAEALDNALVRPGRFDMQVTVPRPDVKGRTEILNWYLQKIKVDPNVNAAIIARGTVGFTGAELENLVNQAALKAAVDGLDQVTMKELEFSKDKILMGPERRSVDIDKKNKQITAYHESGHAIVAYYTKDAMPINKATIMPRGPTLGHVSMLPENDRWSETRAQLLAQMDVSMGGRVAEELIFGDDYITTGASSDFDGATRIAKMMVTRFGMSDKLGVMTYAEVTKQSPETQAAIEQEVRVLLKDSYERAKNLLKTYSDEHKTLAEALLTYETLDAKEIKLVLEGKALDPR; encoded by the exons GTAACGAGTCAACTCATTGGCCAACTCATCAATGCCCTCCATTCCCTGAAGAACTCAGCCAGCTCCACAGCCACAGCTTCTGTCCAGAGCCTGCAGACACACGTCACACCAGAGCAGGACCTGTTGCTCATAGAG GACCTGGGTCTATCAGAACAGAGGGTGCGTGAGCCCACCGTGATCCTCCGGGACCTGGGCTTATCAGACCTGAGGGTGGGTCAGCTGGATGAGCTGGTGAACAGGTTACTGCCCGCACCGGGCTCAGAGGAGGGCCCAGCTGCTTCAATATGGAGGACGTCCCACGTCTCTGCGGACTCTTTCTTACAAAACAAACACG GGTTGTCAAACGGAAGGTTTGGTGTTTTTGGCTTGCCAATGTTCCACAGACCAAACCAGAGTCCTCTACACGCCATCTGTTCAGAGCTCCAATACTGGCCTG TAAGGGTCCAGAACCGAGGCTTCAAGACTCTGAGGAAGAGCAAGCGCGTGGAGTCTGGTTACCAGGGGCTGGCAGAACCAGAGGGTTACACTTCAGCATTCATGAAG GGTCTCCTCATGAGACCCGACAAGTCCCCAGAGGCACAGAGTCTGGATCACGTGGTAAAGCAGAAGAACCTGCAAGGTGACCAACAAGATGCCTTCAAGTCTGGTTTCACCGAGGGCTTCATGAGGTCCCAGGCCTTCACTCAGAGGACACACG ACTCGCTAAGGAGGACCAGGCTGATTCTATTGGTCCTCCTCGTTGTGGGAATCTATGGCCTGTCAAGAAGCCCGTTTCTTTCGG TGAGGTTCCGTACCACGTCAGGCCTGGACTCGCAAGTGGACCCGGTTCAGGTGAAGAGCGTCACCTTTGAGCACGTCAAGGGGGTAGAGGAGGCCAAGAATGAACTGCAAGACGTGGTGGAATTCCTCAGAAACCCCCAGAAGTTCACCGTGCTCGGAGGGAAGCTCCCTAAAG GCATCCTCCTGATTGGCCCCCCAGGCACAGGAAAGACTCTCCTGGCTCGGGCTGTAGCCGGGGAGGCCGACGTCCCCTTCTTCTACGCATCGGGATCAGAGTTTGACGAGATGTTTGTGGGTGTCGGAGCTAGCCGCATCAGAAACCTCTTCA AAGAGGCGAAAGCCAACGCACCTTGTGTTGTCTTCATTGATGAGCTTGACAGCGTGGGAGGAAAGAGGATCGAGTCTCCCATGCACCCCTActccagacagaccatcaacCAGCTACTGGCAGAGATGGACGG GTTCAAACCAAACGAAGGGGTCATCGTTATCGGCGCTACAAACTTTGCTGAGGCTTTGGATAA TGCCCTGGTACGTCCGGGGAGGTTTGACATGCAAGTGACCGTCCCTCGTCCGGACGTGAAAGGACGTACGGAGATCCTCAACTGGTACCTGCAGAAGATCAAAGTGGATCCCA ACGTGAACGCGGCGATCATTGCCAGGGGGACGGTGGGCTTCACGGGGGCGGAGCTGGAGAACCTGGTGAACCAGGCAGCCCTGAAGGCAGCTGTGGACGGCCTCGACCAGGTCACCATGAAGGAACTGGAGTTCTCCAAGGACAAGATCCTCATGg GTCCTGAGCGCAGGAGTGTGGACATTGATAAGAAGAACAAGCAAATCACAGCCTACCACGAGTCAGGCCACGCCATTGTGGCCTATTACACCAAAGACGCCATGCCCATCAACAAGGCAACCATCATGCCCAGAGGACCCACTCTTGGCCAT GTGTCCATGCTCCCAGAGAATGACCGTTGGAGTGAGACGCGGGCTCAGCTCCTGGCCCAGATGGACGTCAGCATGGGAGGTCGCGTGGCCGAGGAGCTCATCTTTGGCGACGATTACATCACGactg GAGCGTCAAGCGACTTTGACGGGGCGACCAGAATAGCCAAGATGATGGTGACCAGGTTCGGAATGAGTGACAAG CTTGGTGTCATGACCTATGCTGAAGTAACCAAACAGAGCCCTGAGACGCAGGCAGCCATCGAACAGGAAGTCAGGGTCCTGCTCAAG gACTCGTATGAGCGAGCCAAAAACCTCTTGAAGACCTACAGCGATGAGCACAAGACGCTGGCCGAGGCTCTGCTAACGTACGAAACTCTGGATGCCAAAGAGATCAAGCTGGTCCTAGAGGGCAAGGCCCTGGACCCTAGATGA